GTCAGCATCCACCGGGCCACAACGGCGGATACGGGTATGACGGTCATGGGGGACCACAATCTTCTGATGGCCTATGTTCACATTGCCCACAATTGCCAGCTGGGCAATCACGTGATCATAGCCAATTCGACGGGGCTGGCCGGACATGTTCATGTAGAAGATTACGCGATTATCAGCCCGCTGAGCGGCGTTCATCAATTCTGCCGCATCGGCGCGCACGCCATGGTAGGCGGCGCATCCGCCGTGGTGAAGGATATTCCTCCCTACACCATTGCCAACGGCAATCGGGCCACATTGTTTGGCCTCAACCTGATCGGGCTTCAAAGGCGAAATTTCCCGGAACGTTCAATTGCCGCCTTGAAACACGCCTACCGCATTATCTTCCGTTCCGATCTTCTTCTGGAAGAGGCGCTGGTAAAAGCCGCAGAGGATGTGGAGGACTGCCCCGAAAAACGTCATTTTATCGATTTCATTCAAAAATCAAAAAGAAGCATTTGCCGCTAGAGAGAAAATAAATGGCACCAGACAGGAAAAAAATCAGAGTCGGCGTAGTCGGCATCGGTCACCTGGGCAGTTATCATCTTCAGAAATACGCCAATATTGACCACTGTGAAATCATTGCCGTATCCGATACACAGATTGAAAAAGCGAAGAAGGCGGCCGATCTTTATTCGTGCAGCGCTTTCACGGATCACCGGGAAATGCTGGGCCAGGTTGATGCCGTTAGCATCACCGTCCCAACGGGCGCCCACCACACGGTTGCCAGAGATTTTCTTTCCGCGGGCGTTGACGTGCTGATTGAAAAGCCCCTCTGTGCAACCCTCGAAGAAGCGGATGAACTGCTTGCGTTGGCTGCAAAAAGCAACCTCGTTTTCCAGGTTGGGTTTGTGGAGCGCTTTAATCCCGCCGTTATGGCACTG
This genomic interval from Deltaproteobacteria bacterium HGW-Deltaproteobacteria-6 contains the following:
- a CDS encoding acyl-ACP--UDP-N-acetylglucosamine O-acyltransferase yields the protein VSIHRATTADTGMTVMGDHNLLMAYVHIAHNCQLGNHVIIANSTGLAGHVHVEDYAIISPLSGVHQFCRIGAHAMVGGASAVVKDIPPYTIANGNRATLFGLNLIGLQRRNFPERSIAALKHAYRIIFRSDLLLEEALVKAAEDVEDCPEKRHFIDFIQKSKRSICR